From Drosophila suzukii chromosome 2R, CBGP_Dsuzu_IsoJpt1.0, whole genome shotgun sequence, a single genomic window includes:
- the Khc-73 gene encoding kinesin-like protein KIF13A isoform X1: MSSDKIKVAVRVRPFNRREIELGTKCIVEMEKQQTILQNPPPLEKIERKQPKTFAFDHCFYSLNPEDNNFASQETVFDAVGRGILDNAFQGYNACIFAYGQTGSGKSYTMMGSQESKGIIPRLCDLLFSAIANKSTPELMYKVEVSYMEIYNEKVHDLLDPKPNKQSLKVREHNVMGPYVDGLSQLAVTSYQDIDNLMTEGNKSRTVAATNMNAESSRSHAVFSVVLTQILTDQATGVSGEKVSRMSLVDLAGSERAVKTGAVGDRLKEGSNINKSLTTLGLVISKLADQSNGKKSGNDKFVPYRDSVLTWLLKDNLGGNSRTVMVATISPSADNYEETLSTLRYADRAKRIVNHAVVNEDPNARIIRELRHEVETLRSMLKHATGSPVGDVQDKLAESENLMKQISQTWEEKLVKTERIQNERQQALEKMGISVQASGIKVEKNKYYLVNLNADPSLNELLVYYLKERTLIGGRSISGQQPDIQLSGLGIQPEHCVITIEDSGLYMEPVQGARCFVNGSAAVEKTPLQNGDRILWGNHHFFRVNSPKSNNTSMCASEPQTPAQLIDYNFARDEIMQNEMSNDPIQTAIARLERQHEEDKQVALEKQRQEYERQFQQLRNILSPSTPYAPYAPYDPLRMGKITPNTPTSQMRVEKWAQERDEMFRRSLGQLKTDIMRANSLVQEANFLAEEMEKKTKFSVTLQIPPANLSPNRRRGAFVSEPAILVKRTNSGSQIWTMEKLENKLIDMREMYQDHKERVLNGLPLIEPFSDDEYDDKDEDSSKPQDPFYESQENHNLIGVANIFLEVLFHDVKLDYHTPIISQQGEVAGRLQVEVERIAGQMPQDRMCESVSESSGDSRDEYDDPVDPTSNQITCRVTIKCASGLPLSLSNFVFCQYTFWGHQEMVVPVINAESTAHDQNMVFKFEHTQDFTVTINEEFLEHCIEGALSIEVWGHRSAGFSKTKGWEVEQQQAKARSLVDRWAELSRKIELWVEIHELNDNGEYSPVEVTNRNEVLTGGIYQLRQGQQRRVNVRVKPVQNSGTLPIICQSIVNVAIGSVTVRSRLQRPLDSYQEEDLTVLREKWSEALGRRRQYLDQQIQMLIKKEEKNEQERERELSLVHQWVSLTEERNAVLVPAPGSGIPGAPASWEPPSGMEPHVPVLFLNLNGDDLSAQNTNDELSVAGINSILSKEHGHKFYTLQILQHLDKDVCCVASWDSSMHDSQALNRVTEANERVYLILRTTVRLSHPAPMDLVLRKRLSINIKKGQTLTDRLKKFRLVRGENAIWQSGVTYEVVSNIPKASEELEDRESLAQLAASGDDCSASDGETYIEKYTRGVSAVESILTLDRLRQNVAVKELETAHGQPLSMRKTVSVPNFSQAVKDTTNTGSIMRFDASMESLLNVGRSESFADLNNSALGSKFTPAGHSPAGAGGVIRNRHSFGGKGSSDDSPGKAFGIGSISLLSARPTFLNLNLNLNTLRIAPTKPSPATSKLLGMRMTTLHEEPLGGHRSLDEEPEDSYSDSEYTAEYEQERQQNRSLATRSRLTASKTMDSFMDVSSHSNQSYLSYTSSANANMKHLTGLATLSMSSSTSSGYGSQAVSCNNLSNEDIASMRSMSIDETPDFDRVNSNSPPNRQARVNPFLKDMPKAKAQEKPEPQAKKLQETFTHPLEQVETRENAQSDEDEREQLPKNNNNNEDLVEEPQLQSNETELEEAEPQTESQTELATDNQNGNRSSDEVSHSSEELLEGDGIVREELPAGKVVRRKKSNIQTPSNGNSNNNNNNNSTSQAPRINHRASVAKMEGLAAYMDSSIMSSSTEVDDESKDVELILPDWIVVGESVLIRPYNTSGVIRFVGTTEFQPGAWIGVELDTPTGKNDGSVKGIQYFQCKPKHGMFVRSDKLMLDKRGKAMRAYKAAEKSNSISKEMSTSMTGSMTGSMTRSKSRGDSLNLSARK; encoded by the exons ATGTCAAGTGATAAGATCAAAGTCGCCGTAAGGGTGCGACCCTTCAATCGCCGTG AAATCGAACTGGGTACAAAATGTATCGTGGAAATGGAAAAACAGCAGACGATACTGCAGAATCCGCCGCCGCTGGAAAAAATCGAAAG AAAACAACCAAAGACATTTGCATTCGACCACTGCTTCTACTCATTAAACCCCGAGGACAACAACTTTGCGTCCCAGGAGACAGTATTCGATGCCGTGGGACGTGGAATTCTGGATAATGCATTCCAGGGCTATAATGCGTGCATATTCGCTTACGGCCAGACGG GCTCTGGCAAGTCCTACACGATGATGGGCAGCCAGGAGAGCAAGGGCATCATTCCGCGTCTGTGCGACCTGCTCTTCTCGGCCATAGCCAACAAATCCACGCCCGAGCTGATGTACAAGGTGGAGGTGTCCTACATGGAGATTTACAACGAGAAGGTCCACGATCTGCTCGATCCCAAGCCGAACAAACAGTCGCTTAAGGTGCGCGAGCACAATGTCATGGGTCCGTATGTGGACGGCCTGTCGCAGCTGGCCGTGACATCCTACCAGGACATCGACAACCTCATGACCGAGGGCAACAAGTCGCGCACGGTGGCCGCCACGAACATGAACGCCGAGTCTTCGCGCTCCCATGCCGTCTTCTCGGTGGTCCTCACTCAGATACTCACGGATCAGGCGACGGGCGTCAGCGGCGAGAAGGTGTCCCGCATGTCCCTGGTGGATTTGGCTGGCTCCGAGCGAGCTGTGAAAACGGGAGCAGTTGGCGACCGTCTCAAGGAAGGCTCCAACATCAACAA ATCTCTGACCACACTGGGGCTGGTCATCTCCAAACTGGCCGACCAGTCCAACGGCAAGAAGAGCGGCAATGACAAATTCGTGCCCTACCGCGACTCCGTGCTCACGTGGCTGCTGAAGGATAATCTGGGCGGCAACTCCAGGACAGTGATGGTGGCCACAATTTCACCCTCGGCAGACAACTACGAGGAAACGCTGTCCACGCTGCGTTATGCGGATCGGGCCAAGCGTATTGTCAACCATGCTGTGGTCAACGAAGATCCCAATGCCCGCATCATTCGTGAGCTGCGACACGAAGTGGAGACGCTCCGAAGTATGCTGAAGCATGCCACTGGGTCACCGGTGGGCGATGTCCAGGACAAGCTGGCCGAGAGCGAGAACCTGATGAAGCAGATCTCGCAGACCTGGGAGGAGAAGCTCGTAAAGACAGAACGCATTCAGAACGAACGGCAGCAGGCGCTCGAAAAGATGGGCATTAGTGTGCAGGCTAGTGGCATCAAGGTGGAGAAAAACAAGTACTACTTGGTCAATTTGAATGCCGATCCGTCCCTCAATGAGTTGCTGGTCTACTACCTGAAG GAACGCACACTGATCGGCGGACGCAGCATCAGTGGGCAGCAGCCTGATATTCAACTTTCCGGCCTGGGCATCCAGCCCGAGCACTGTGTGATCACCATCGAGGACAGTGGACTATACATGGAGCCTGTGCAAGGAGCACGTTGCTTTGTCAACGGATCGGCAGCAGTGGAAAAGACGCCGCTGCAGAACGGCGACCGTATCCTGTGGGGCAACCACCACTTTTTCCGCGTTAACTCGCCGAAGAGTAACAACACTAGCATGTGTGCCTCGGAGCCCCAGACGCCGGCGCAACTGATTGATTACAATTTCGCACGCGATGAGATTATGCAGAACGAGATGAGCAACGACCCTATCCAGACGGCCATTGCTCGGCTGGAACGTCAGCACGAGGAAGATAAGCAGGTGGCGCTTGAGAAGCAACGGCAGGAGTACGAGCGCCAGTTTCAACAGCTGCGCAATATTCTGTCCCCCAGTACACCGTATGCGCCCTATGCACCGTACGATCCACTGCGCATGGGCAAGATTACCCCGAATACTCCCACTTCGCAGATGCGGGTGGAAAAGTGGGCGCAG GAACGCGATGAGATGTTCCGGCGCAGTCTGGGCCAGCTGAAAACGGATATTATGCGTGCGAATTCTCTGGTACAGGAGGCCAACTTCCTGGCAGAGGAGATGGAGAAGAAGACCAAGTTCTCCGTCACCCTGCAGATTCCGCCGGCCAATCTGAGTCCCAATAGGCGGCGTGGGGCCTTCGTCAGCGAACCGGCCATTCTGGTGAAGCGCACAAACTCCGGCAGCCAGATCTGGACGATGGAGAAGCTGGAAAACAAGCTGATCGATATGCGCGAAATGTACCAGGACCACAAGGAGCGCGTGCTTAACGGATTG CCCCTTATAGAGCCATTCTCAGATGACGAGTACGACGACAAG GACGAGGACAGCTCCAAGCCGCAGGATCCGTTCTACGAGTCGCAGGAGAACCACAATCTCATTGGCGTTGCCAATATATTCCTGGAGGTTCTCTTCCACGACGTCAAGCTGGACTACCACACGCCCATCATCAGCCAGCAAGGCGAGGTGGCGGGTCGTCTGCAGGTGGAGGTTGAGCGGATTGCTGGGCAGATGCCGCAAGATCGCATGTGTGAGTCGGTCTCAGAGTCCTCCGGCGATTCTCGGGATGAGTACGACGACCCCGTGGATCCCACATCCAATCAGATTACCTGCCGTGTGACCATCAAGTGTGCCAGTGGGCTACCATTGTCGCTTTCCAACTTCGTCTTTTGCCAGTACACCTTCTGGGGTCACCAAGAGATGGTTGTACCGGTCATAAATGCCGAGTCAACGGCCCACGATCAGAACATGGTCTTCAAGTTCGAGCACACGCAGGACTTCACGGTTACCATTAACGAAGAGTTTTTGGAGCATTGCATCGAGGGAGCCCTGTCCATCGAAGTGTGGGGCCATCGCAGTGCCGGCTTCTCTAAGACAAAGGGCTGGGAAGTGGAGCAGCAGCAGGCCAAGGCCCGTTCGCTGGTCGATCGCTGGGCGGAGCTGTCGCGCAAGATCGAGCTTTGGGTGGAGATCCACGAGCTTAACGACAACGGCGAGTACTCGCCCGTGGAGGTTACCAATCGGAACGAGGTCCTGACCGGCGGCATCTACCAGTTGCGTCAGGGTCAGCAGCGACGAGTAAATGTGCGGGTGAAGCCAGTACAGAACTCTGGCACTCTGCCCATCATCTGTCAGTCGATTGTGAACGTTGCCATTGGAAGTGTGACGGTGCGATCTCGGTTGCAGCGACCACTGGATTCATACCAGGAAGAGGATCTGACCGTGCTGCGCGAAAAGTGGAGCGAGGCCTTGGGACGAAGGCGTCAATACCTGGACCAGCAAATCCAGATGCTTATTAAAAAGGAGGAGAAGAACGAGCAGGAACGGGAGCGCGAACTGAGCCTGGTGCATCAGTGGGTTTCGCTGACGGAGGAGCGTAACGCGGTGCTGGTGCCGGCTCCCGGATCAGGAATTCCCGGAGCTCCCGCTTCGTGGGAACCACCGTCGGGAATGGAGCCCCATGTGCCCGTCCTCTTCCTCAACCTGAACGGCGACGATCTGTCGGCACAGAACACCAACGACGAGCTCTCCGTTGCCGGCATCAATTCCATTCTGTCCAAGGAACATGGACATAAGTTCTATACGCTGCAAATCCTGCAGCACCTGGACAAAGATGTGTGCTGTGTGGCTAGCTGGGACTCGTCGATGCACGACAGCCAGGCCCTGAACCGCGTCACTGAGGCCAACGAGCGCGTCTATCTCATTCTGCGCACCACGGTGCGCCTGTCGCATCCAGCTCCCATGGATCTCGTGCTCCGCAAGCGTCTGAGCATAAACATCAAGAAGGGCCAAACACTAACCGATCGGCTAAAGAAATTCCGACTTGTGAGGGGCGAGAATGCAATTTGGCAGAGCGGCGTCACCTATGAGGTGGTCTCCAACATTCCAAAGGCGTCCGAGGAGCTTGAGGATCGCGAATCGCTGGCACAGTTGGCTGCCAGTGGAGACGATTGCTCGGCGAGCGACGGCGAAACATACATAG AGAAATACACGCGTGGCGTTTCGGCGGTGGAGAGCATACTGACCCTGGATCGTCTGCGGCAAAACGTGGCGGTCAAGGAGCTGGAGACGGCCCACGGACAGCCGCTAAGCATGCGCAAGACCGTCAGTGTGCCGAACTTCTCGCAG GCGGTCAAAGACACCACCAATACCGGGAGT ATTATGCGCTTCGATGCATCGATGGAGTCGCTGCTGAACGTGGGACGATCCGAGTCCTTTGCCGATCTCAATAACAGTGCGTTGGGCAGCAAATTTACGCCAG CAGGTCACAGCCCAGCAGGAGCAGGCGGGGTCATCCGGAATCGCCACAGCTTTGGCGGCAAAGGTAGCAGCGATGACTCTCCCGGAAAAGCCTTTGGCATTG GCTCGATATCTCTGCTGTCAG CGCGTCCAACATTTTTGAATCTCAATTTGAACTTGAACACATTGAGAATTGCGCCAACGAAAC CTTCGCCAGCAACCAGTAAGCTGCTAGGCATGCGTATGACCACGTTGCACGAGGAGCCTTTGGGTGGTCACAGATCCCTGGACGAGGAGCCGGAGGACAGCTACAGCGACTCGGAGTACACCGCCGAGTATGAACAGGAGAGGCAGCAGAACCGAAGCTTGGCCACGCGTTCCCGACTCACGGCTTCCAAGACCATGGACTCTTTCATGGATGTCAGCAGCCATTCGAACCAGAGCTACTTGAGCTACACGTCCAGTGCCAATGCGAACATGAAGCACCTGACCGGCCTGGCCACGCTGAGCATGAGCTCCTCCACTAGCAGTGGCTACGGCTCTCAGGCGGTCTCGTGCAATAATCTGAGCAACGAGGATATTGCTTCAATGCGTTCCATGAGCATTGATGAGACGCCAG ACTTCGATCGAGTCAACTCGAATTCGCCCCCGAACCGACAGGCACGAGTCAATCCCTTCCTCAAGGACATGCCCAAAGCCAAAGCACAGGAGAAACCGGAACCGCAGGCCAAGAAGCTGCAGGAAACCTTCACGCATCCGTTGGAGCAGGTGGAGACCAGGGAAAACGCACAAAGCGACGAGGATGAGCGCGAACAGCTGCCAAAgaataacaacaacaatgagGACTTGGTCGAGGAGCCGCAGCTGCAATCCAATGAAACGGAGCTGGAGGAAGCTGAGCCGCAAACCGAGTCACAAACAGAGCTTGCCACAGACAATCAGAACGGCAACAGGTCCTCCGATGAGGTAAGCCACAGTTCCGAGGAGCTTCTGGAAGGCGATGGCATCGTCCGGGAGGAGTTGCCCGCTGGAAAGGTGGTGCGGCGCAAGAAGTCCAACATCCAGACTCCGAGCAATGGCAacagcaataacaacaacaacaataacagcaCAAGTCAGGCACCGCGCATCAATCATCGAGCTTCGGTGGCCAAAATGGAGGGTTTGGCCGCGTACATGGACTCCAGCATCATGTCCAGCAGCACAGAAGTTGATG ATGAGAGCAAGGATGTGGAACTAATCCTGCCCGATTGGATTGTGGTGGGCGAGTCGGTGCTGATCCGACCCTATAATACAAGCGGCGTCATCCGCTTTGTGGGCACCACGGAGTTCCAGCCCGGCGCCTGGATAGGCGTTGAACTGGACACGCCCACCGGCAAGAACGACGGCAGCGTGAAGGGCATTCAGTATTTCCAGTGCAAGCCCAAGCACGGCATGTTTGTGCGCTCCGACAAGCTGATGCTGGACAAGCGCGGCAAGGCGATGCGAGCTTACAAGGCCGCCGAGAAGAGCAACAGCATCAGCAAAG AGATGAGTACCTCGATGACGGGATCGATGACTGGCTCGATGACACGCTCCAAGAGCCGCGGCGATTCGCTAAACCTTTCGGCGCGCAAATGA